In one Winogradskyella sp. MH6 genomic region, the following are encoded:
- a CDS encoding L-threonylcarbamoyladenylate synthase: protein MAEFIKIYPENPNPKAVQKVVEVLKRGGLVIYPTDTVYGLGCDITNIKALERIAQIKGVKLEKSNFSFVCEDLSNLSDYVKQIDTAIFKILKRALPGPYTFILPGSKSLPNPFKKRKTVGIRVPDNSIALALVSALGNPIVSTSIRDEDDIIEYTTDPELILEKWDNLVDIVVDGGYGGNEASTIIDLSGDAPEVVREGKGSLDIF, encoded by the coding sequence ATGGCAGAATTCATTAAGATATATCCAGAAAATCCAAATCCAAAAGCTGTTCAAAAAGTTGTTGAGGTTTTAAAAAGAGGAGGTTTAGTAATTTATCCAACCGACACAGTATATGGTTTAGGCTGTGATATTACTAATATTAAAGCACTAGAGCGTATTGCACAGATAAAAGGTGTAAAGCTCGAAAAGTCTAACTTTTCTTTTGTTTGTGAGGATTTGAGTAATCTTAGTGACTATGTAAAGCAAATAGATACGGCTATTTTTAAAATTTTAAAACGTGCTCTACCAGGTCCATATACTTTTATTCTGCCAGGATCGAAAAGTTTGCCTAACCCTTTTAAAAAGCGAAAAACGGTAGGTATTAGAGTACCGGACAACTCAATAGCTTTAGCTTTAGTTAGTGCCTTGGGCAACCCAATAGTGTCAACATCTATAAGAGATGAGGATGATATTATAGAATATACCACAGACCCAGAATTAATTCTTGAAAAATGGGATAACTTAGTTGACATTGTCGTAGATGGTGGCTACGGAGGAAATGAAGCTTCTACAATTATAGACCTTTCAGGTGATGCTCCAGAAGTGGTTAGAGAGGGTAAGGGGAGTTTAGATATTTTTTAG
- a CDS encoding multidrug effflux MFS transporter, translating to MQNENRSQLEFIVLMAALMSIVALSIDAVLPALPTIGAHIGSLGDTENQKLITTIFLGLGIGQLAFGPLSDSFGRKPMVYVGFFVFIIASYICITTKSFEMMLLGRTLQGVGLSSPRTMSIAIVRDSYSGDHMAKILSVVVMTFILVPVIAPMLGQFLMLHFGWKSIFTFNLAFGLMIMFWFWKRQKETLKPKYKKTFRPAIFKNGTIEFFRIKPAVIYTLFSGLITGSFMVYLSTAQQIFQVQYDLGEYFPYIFASLAVTIGLATYLNSALVMRFGMRNLVNIALLSFIGISLTYVILFGFSGNPSIEVLIGFFMLQFASVAFLFGNLRALAMGPMGHIAGIGSALNGFISTVMAVPIANYIGGFVKESVTPLFIGFLVCGIVSLVLFYSISAKAKTILKNI from the coding sequence ATGCAAAATGAAAACAGATCTCAATTAGAGTTTATTGTGCTTATGGCTGCATTAATGTCTATTGTAGCCTTATCTATAGATGCCGTATTACCTGCACTTCCTACAATTGGAGCACATATTGGTAGTCTGGGTGACACAGAAAATCAAAAATTAATAACAACTATATTTCTGGGATTAGGTATTGGACAGTTAGCTTTTGGTCCGCTTTCAGATAGTTTTGGAAGAAAGCCTATGGTATATGTTGGCTTTTTTGTTTTTATAATTGCGTCTTACATCTGCATTACAACCAAAAGTTTTGAGATGATGCTTTTAGGAAGAACCTTGCAAGGCGTTGGATTATCCTCACCAAGAACCATGAGTATTGCCATTGTTAGAGACTCTTATAGTGGTGACCACATGGCAAAAATATTATCTGTTGTGGTAATGACATTTATTTTGGTCCCTGTTATTGCCCCTATGCTTGGTCAGTTTTTAATGCTACATTTTGGTTGGAAGTCTATATTCACCTTCAATTTAGCTTTTGGATTAATGATTATGTTTTGGTTTTGGAAAAGACAAAAAGAAACCCTAAAACCAAAGTATAAAAAAACGTTTAGACCTGCCATATTTAAGAATGGTACTATAGAGTTTTTTAGAATTAAACCTGCTGTGATTTATACTTTATTTTCTGGTTTAATTACAGGCTCTTTCATGGTATATCTAAGTACTGCACAACAAATATTTCAAGTGCAATATGATTTGGGAGAATACTTCCCTTATATTTTTGCGAGTTTAGCTGTAACTATTGGCTTAGCTACTTACCTTAACAGTGCTTTAGTAATGCGTTTTGGTATGAGAAATCTTGTTAATATTGCTTTACTTTCATTTATAGGTATTTCTCTTACTTACGTTATCTTGTTTGGCTTTTCTGGAAATCCTAGTATTGAAGTCTTAATAGGCTTTTTTATGCTACAATTTGCCAGCGTAGCTTTTCTGTTTGGTAATCTTCGTGCCTTAGCTATGGGACCCATGGGACATATTGCTGGTATTGGCTCTGCTCTAAATGGTTTTATATCTACAGTAATGGCCGTACCAATTGCTAATTATATTGGAGGTTTTGTAAAAGAATCGGTAACTCCTTTATTTATTGGTTTCTTAGTTTGCGGAATTGTTTCGCTTGTTCTTTTTTATTCAATTAGTGCTAAAGCAAAAACAATACTAAAAAATATCTAA
- a CDS encoding DinB family protein: MLTETLPKLFKRDLTKLKEEIQAYKTKENIWVVTNEISNSAGNLALHLVGNLNHFIGAVLGNTGYVRKRDLEFSLKDVPVTEIMKQIDATISVVESTLSKLTESDLQKEYERNPFKDSMTTEYFLLHLSAHLAYHLGQINYHRRLLDS; encoded by the coding sequence ATGTTAACAGAAACTTTACCAAAGTTATTCAAGAGAGATTTAACCAAATTAAAAGAAGAAATTCAAGCCTATAAAACCAAAGAAAATATTTGGGTCGTAACTAATGAAATTTCTAATTCGGCAGGTAATTTAGCGCTTCATTTAGTAGGTAATCTAAATCATTTTATTGGAGCTGTTTTGGGTAATACAGGATACGTAAGGAAAAGAGACTTAGAGTTTTCTTTAAAAGACGTTCCGGTGACTGAAATAATGAAGCAAATAGATGCTACAATTAGCGTTGTTGAAAGTACGCTCAGTAAGTTAACAGAAAGCGATTTGCAAAAAGAATATGAAAGAAACCCTTTTAAGGATAGCATGACGACCGAGTATTTTCTATTGCATTTGTCAGCGCATTTAGCATACCATTTAGGGCAAATAAATTATCACAGACGTTTATTAGATTCGTAA
- a CDS encoding GNAT family N-acetyltransferase, whose translation MKFENFKIRLLQPNEGEAFFNLIKNNRSRLEDFFAGTISKTKTLEDTLLYCEEIQEKIKDFIYLPYMITDTNTNEFIGLVDVKNIDKNLPKAELGSFIDRQYEGKGIVTDATQLVVDHIVKEYKFIKLLCRANARNKGSIAVILKNGFELEGTIRRDYKTTKGEVVDLNYYGKVFD comes from the coding sequence ATGAAATTTGAAAATTTTAAAATAAGACTTCTTCAGCCAAATGAAGGTGAAGCATTTTTTAATCTCATAAAAAATAATAGAAGTCGTCTCGAAGATTTTTTTGCTGGTACAATTTCAAAAACAAAAACATTGGAAGATACACTTTTGTATTGTGAAGAAATTCAGGAAAAAATAAAAGATTTTATCTATTTACCTTATATGATAACAGATACAAATACCAATGAATTCATTGGTCTTGTTGATGTAAAAAATATTGATAAAAATTTACCTAAGGCAGAGTTAGGATCATTTATAGATAGACAATACGAAGGAAAAGGTATAGTAACCGATGCAACTCAACTTGTAGTAGATCATATTGTAAAGGAGTATAAATTTATTAAGCTACTTTGCAGAGCTAATGCCAGAAATAAAGGTAGTATAGCAGTAATTCTAAAAAATGGTTTTGAGCTAGAAGGTACTATTCGAAGAGATTACAAAACGACTAAAGGAGAAGTGGTAGATCTAAATTATTATGGAAAGGTGTTTGATTAA
- a CDS encoding ribonucleotide-diphosphate reductase subunit beta: MQITHIQKRDFSTKPFQLNKITNAILKAMTALEHGSLEDAERISQSVLEVLLKQKEKEPKYVPTVEEIQDGVENALMENSFFDVAKAYILYRDEQARKRKTNIFEKRINLKPYEYPDLYEYVPAIRHSYWIHTEFNFTSDIQDFKAGLSDVERSAIKNTMLAISQIEVAVKSFWGDIYHKMPKPEIGSVGATFAESEVRHHDAYSHLLEILGLNKEFNDLKKKPVIMRRVQYLENALKNSKSEDNRAYADAVLLFSLFIEHVSLFSQFLIIMAFNKHKNVLKGVSNVVEATSKEEQIHGDFGIDIIKIIKNENPEWFDEDYNVTVQDMCREAFDAESKIVDWIFEKGEIDFLPKAVVNEFLKDRFNRSLNSIGIDTIFDTDEKLLKETEWFDDEIIGTKHGDFFVKRSINYSKRTQSITSDDLF, from the coding sequence ATGCAAATAACACATATCCAGAAGCGGGATTTTTCAACAAAACCATTCCAGTTAAACAAAATTACTAATGCAATTCTAAAAGCCATGACTGCTCTAGAACATGGGAGTTTAGAGGATGCAGAGCGTATTTCTCAGAGTGTTTTAGAGGTGTTATTAAAGCAAAAAGAAAAAGAGCCAAAGTATGTGCCAACAGTAGAAGAGATACAGGACGGTGTTGAAAATGCCTTAATGGAAAACTCCTTTTTTGATGTTGCTAAAGCATACATACTTTACAGAGATGAACAAGCAAGAAAACGTAAGACAAACATCTTTGAAAAACGAATTAACCTTAAACCTTATGAATATCCCGATTTGTATGAATATGTGCCCGCAATAAGGCATTCGTATTGGATTCATACGGAGTTTAATTTCACAAGTGACATTCAAGATTTTAAAGCAGGATTATCTGATGTTGAGCGAAGTGCAATTAAAAACACAATGCTTGCTATTTCTCAAATAGAAGTTGCAGTAAAATCATTTTGGGGAGATATCTATCACAAAATGCCAAAACCAGAAATAGGTTCTGTTGGAGCAACATTTGCAGAAAGTGAAGTAAGACATCATGATGCATATTCTCATTTATTGGAAATTTTAGGTCTTAATAAAGAGTTTAATGACTTAAAGAAAAAGCCAGTAATAATGCGTCGTGTGCAGTATTTAGAAAACGCTTTAAAGAATTCTAAAAGTGAAGACAACAGAGCTTATGCAGATGCCGTTTTATTGTTCTCATTATTTATTGAGCATGTATCTCTATTTTCTCAGTTCCTTATAATAATGGCATTCAACAAGCATAAGAATGTATTAAAAGGTGTTTCTAATGTTGTAGAAGCAACATCTAAGGAGGAGCAAATCCATGGTGATTTCGGAATAGATATTATCAAAATCATCAAAAATGAAAACCCAGAATGGTTTGATGAAGATTACAATGTAACAGTTCAGGATATGTGCAGAGAGGCCTTTGATGCAGAAAGTAAAATTGTGGACTGGATTTTTGAGAAAGGTGAAATAGACTTCTTACCAAAAGCCGTTGTAAACGAATTCCTTAAAGATAGATTTAATAGATCTTTAAATAGTATTGGAATAGATACAATTTTTGATACTGACGAAAAATTATTAAAAGAAACTGAGTGGTTTGACGATGAAATTATAGGAACCAAACATGGTGATTTCTTCGTGAAACGATCAATCAACTATAGCAAAAGAACCCAAAGTATAACCAGTGATGACCTTTTTTAA
- a CDS encoding ribonucleoside-diphosphate reductase subunit alpha translates to MIEQNQINSANQTENKTENELINARKKSLQQIKTKTDGDFSWLTDHSRKFLASGYLTEGVSAEERIKEIADRAEHILGIPGYADKFYNYMSLGYFSLSSPVWSNFGKERGLPISCFGSHVDDDMGNILYTQSEVGMMSKLGGGTSGYFGKIRHRGAAVKNNGQASGAVHIMQLFESMVDVVSQGSVRRGRFSPYLPISHPDIMEFLEIGTEGNPIQELTHGVTVTNDWMQEMIDGDVDKRTVWAKVLQRRGEMGYPYIFFTDNANNGAADVYQDKKMPIYASNLCTEIMLPSNDDWSFVCCLSSLNVLHYEDWKDTDAVETMIYFLDAIITEFTEKLERYKDSPNRDDQQTFLFMERAYNFAKDNRALGLGVLGWHSLLQSKMLAFNSQEAFNLNSEIFKVIKEKSYKASEELAAQFGEPAVLKGYGRRNTTLNAVAPTTSSAFILGQVSQGIEPIWSNIYVKDIAKIKTTIKNPYLEAFLESKGQNTTEVWRSIRDYDGSVQHLDFMTEEEKDVFKTYSEIDQMDIIYQAANRQNHIDQGQSVNIIVHPDMSVKEINKIHVTAWKLGLKSLYYQHSMNAAQKFKQKKECASCEA, encoded by the coding sequence ATGATAGAACAAAACCAGATTAATAGCGCAAACCAAACAGAAAATAAAACAGAAAACGAGTTAATAAATGCAAGAAAAAAGTCGTTACAACAAATAAAAACCAAAACTGATGGTGACTTTAGTTGGTTAACAGACCATAGCCGTAAATTTTTAGCTTCGGGTTATTTAACAGAAGGAGTATCGGCAGAAGAACGCATTAAAGAAATTGCAGATAGAGCAGAGCATATTTTAGGAATTCCTGGTTATGCAGATAAGTTTTATAACTACATGTCTCTAGGATATTTTTCACTATCATCACCAGTATGGTCTAACTTTGGTAAAGAAAGAGGTCTTCCTATATCTTGTTTTGGATCTCACGTAGACGATGATATGGGTAACATTTTATATACCCAATCAGAAGTTGGTATGATGTCTAAACTAGGTGGTGGTACATCGGGTTACTTTGGTAAAATAAGACATCGTGGTGCTGCTGTAAAAAATAACGGTCAGGCTTCTGGTGCAGTGCATATTATGCAATTGTTTGAGTCTATGGTAGATGTTGTGAGTCAAGGATCTGTGCGTCGTGGTCGTTTTTCACCTTACTTACCAATTAGCCATCCAGATATCATGGAGTTCTTAGAAATAGGAACAGAAGGAAATCCAATACAGGAGTTAACACATGGTGTTACAGTTACTAACGATTGGATGCAAGAAATGATTGATGGTGATGTTGATAAGCGTACGGTTTGGGCAAAAGTACTACAAAGAAGAGGTGAGATGGGTTATCCATACATCTTCTTTACAGACAATGCCAATAATGGTGCAGCAGATGTGTATCAGGACAAAAAGATGCCAATCTATGCGAGTAACTTATGTACAGAGATTATGTTACCTTCTAATGATGATTGGTCTTTTGTATGTTGTTTATCGTCATTAAACGTGTTGCACTACGAAGATTGGAAAGATACTGATGCAGTTGAGACTATGATCTACTTCTTAGATGCTATAATCACTGAGTTTACTGAAAAATTAGAACGCTATAAGGACTCTCCAAACAGAGATGATCAACAGACATTCTTATTTATGGAGCGTGCATATAACTTTGCTAAAGATAACAGAGCTTTAGGATTGGGTGTTTTAGGATGGCATTCTTTATTACAATCTAAGATGTTAGCATTTAACAGCCAAGAAGCATTTAATTTGAATAGTGAGATTTTTAAAGTTATAAAAGAGAAATCTTATAAAGCATCTGAAGAATTAGCTGCTCAGTTTGGAGAGCCAGCAGTATTAAAAGGATATGGTAGAAGAAATACAACGTTAAACGCTGTGGCACCAACAACATCTTCTGCATTTATCTTAGGACAAGTGTCTCAAGGTATTGAACCAATTTGGTCTAATATTTATGTAAAAGATATTGCAAAGATTAAGACAACGATAAAGAATCCATATTTAGAAGCGTTTTTAGAGTCTAAAGGCCAAAACACTACTGAAGTATGGAGAAGTATTAGAGATTACGATGGTTCTGTACAGCATTTAGATTTTATGACAGAAGAAGAGAAGGATGTCTTTAAAACTTATTCTGAAATCGATCAAATGGATATAATCTATCAGGCAGCTAATAGACAAAACCATATAGATCAAGGACAGTCAGTGAACATTATTGTACACCCAGATATGTCTGTAAAAGAGATTAACAAAATCCACGTTACAGCATGGAAATTGGGCTTAAAGTCACTGTACTATCAGCATAGTATGAATGCCGCTCAAAAGTTCAAACAAAAGAAAGAGTGTGCAAGCTGTGAAGCATAG
- a CDS encoding acyl-CoA carboxylase subunit beta, which produces MSSKIKTLNEKMALSKLGGGQKRIDKQHEKKKLTARERILYLLDEGSFEEIGALVTHRTKDFGMEDQKFYGDGVVTGYGNVDGRLVYVFAQDFTVFGGSLSETHAEKICKIMDMAVNVGAPIIGLNDSGGARIQEGVRSLGGYADIFYRNVQASGVIPQISAIMGPCAGGAVYSPAMTDFTIMVQDTSYMFVTGPNVVKTVTNEEVTSEELGGASVHSTKSGVAHKTSSNDVECLEDVKKLLSYLPQSNREKPQDLVFELKDEVRDNLSEIVPDNPNKPYDMHSVIEGVIDTDSFYEIHKDHAENIIVGFARLGGKSIGIVANQPMFLAGVLDVNSSKKAARFVRFCDAFNIPLLVFEDVPGFLPGTDQEWNGIIVHGAKLLYAFSEATVPRVTVITRKAYGGAYDVMNSKHIGADMNFAWPNAEIAVMGAKGAAEIIFKREITAAEDPEAKWKEKEAEYAELFANPYSAAERGYIDEVILPKNTRRKLIKAFSMLENKEINKPKRKHGNIPL; this is translated from the coding sequence ATGAGTTCTAAAATAAAAACACTTAACGAAAAAATGGCCTTATCTAAATTAGGTGGAGGTCAAAAACGAATAGATAAGCAACATGAAAAGAAAAAACTAACAGCTAGAGAGCGTATTCTTTATTTGTTAGATGAAGGCTCTTTTGAAGAAATTGGTGCTTTAGTAACTCATAGAACCAAAGACTTTGGCATGGAAGATCAAAAGTTTTATGGTGATGGTGTCGTTACAGGCTATGGTAATGTTGATGGACGCTTAGTTTATGTTTTTGCACAAGATTTCACGGTATTTGGAGGTTCTCTATCTGAAACACATGCCGAAAAAATTTGCAAAATCATGGATATGGCTGTTAATGTTGGTGCTCCAATTATAGGTCTTAACGATTCTGGTGGTGCACGTATCCAAGAAGGTGTACGCTCTCTAGGTGGTTATGCCGATATTTTTTACAGAAATGTACAAGCATCAGGTGTTATTCCTCAGATTTCTGCTATCATGGGTCCTTGTGCTGGTGGTGCTGTATATTCACCTGCAATGACAGACTTTACAATAATGGTACAAGATACCAGTTACATGTTTGTAACAGGTCCAAATGTTGTAAAAACGGTAACGAACGAAGAAGTAACCAGTGAAGAACTTGGTGGTGCAAGTGTGCACTCTACCAAATCTGGTGTTGCACACAAGACCTCTTCAAACGATGTAGAATGTCTTGAGGACGTTAAAAAACTTTTAAGCTATCTACCACAAAGTAACAGAGAAAAACCACAAGATTTAGTCTTTGAACTTAAAGACGAAGTAAGAGACAATCTTTCTGAAATCGTTCCGGATAATCCTAACAAACCTTACGACATGCATAGTGTTATAGAAGGTGTTATAGATACTGATTCGTTTTATGAAATTCATAAAGACCATGCTGAAAATATTATCGTAGGTTTTGCCAGACTTGGTGGAAAATCCATAGGAATAGTTGCTAACCAACCCATGTTTCTAGCAGGAGTATTAGATGTAAATAGTTCTAAAAAAGCAGCACGATTTGTACGTTTTTGTGATGCCTTTAATATTCCGCTGTTAGTATTTGAAGATGTACCTGGTTTCTTACCTGGAACAGATCAAGAATGGAACGGTATCATAGTACATGGTGCTAAATTATTATATGCTTTTAGTGAAGCAACTGTACCAAGAGTTACGGTTATTACTCGAAAAGCTTATGGTGGTGCCTATGATGTAATGAACTCTAAACATATTGGTGCCGACATGAACTTTGCTTGGCCAAATGCCGAAATTGCTGTGATGGGCGCAAAAGGTGCTGCTGAAATTATATTTAAACGTGAAATTACTGCTGCAGAAGATCCTGAAGCGAAATGGAAAGAAAAAGAAGCAGAATACGCAGAACTTTTTGCTAATCCATACAGTGCTGCAGAGCGTGGTTATATTGATGAAGTAATTTTACCAAAAAATACACGAAGAAAATTAATTAAAGCCTTTAGTATGCTAGAGAATAAGGAAATTAATAAACCAAAGCGTAAGCATGGGAATATTCCACTATAA
- the accC gene encoding acetyl-CoA carboxylase biotin carboxylase subunit has translation MKKILVANRGEIAIRVMRTAKKMGIKTVAVFSEADRNAPHVKYADQAVCIGPAPSNQSYLKGDKIIEVAKSLNVDGIHPGYGFLSENADFAELCEKNDVIFIGPRSKAIKMMGDKLAAKDAVKDYDIPMVPGVDHAVTDPKEAVDIAKRIGLPILIKAAAGGGGKGMRVVENEKDVESQMKRAISEATSAFGDGSVFVEKYVTSPRHIEIQVMADTHGNIVHFFERECSVQRRHQKVVEEAPSAILTPELREKMGQAAINVARSCDYVGAGTVEFLMDADHNFYFLEMNTRLQVEHPVSEWIAGVDLVELQIKVARGEVLDIKQEDLKINGHALELRVYAEDPMNDFLPSVGNLEVYQLPVGENIRVDNGFEEGMDVPIYYDPMLSKLITYGKTRAEAIELMIKAIDNYHVKGVQTTLPFGRFVCEHDAFRSGNFDTHFVKKYYSPSLLEEQHKAEAEIAAKLALKQYLEDQKLLRLPN, from the coding sequence ATGAAAAAAATATTAGTTGCCAATCGTGGCGAAATTGCAATTCGTGTCATGCGAACTGCAAAAAAAATGGGAATAAAAACAGTCGCTGTATTTTCTGAAGCCGATAGAAATGCACCGCATGTAAAATATGCAGACCAAGCCGTTTGCATTGGTCCTGCACCATCTAACCAATCTTACCTTAAAGGTGATAAAATTATTGAAGTCGCAAAATCATTAAATGTCGATGGTATCCATCCTGGCTATGGTTTCTTAAGTGAAAATGCAGATTTTGCTGAGTTATGCGAAAAAAATGATGTTATTTTTATTGGTCCACGTTCTAAAGCCATAAAAATGATGGGAGACAAATTAGCAGCTAAAGATGCTGTTAAAGATTACGATATTCCGATGGTACCTGGCGTAGACCATGCTGTTACGGATCCAAAAGAAGCCGTTGATATTGCAAAACGAATTGGCCTACCTATACTCATAAAAGCCGCTGCTGGTGGTGGTGGAAAAGGAATGCGTGTTGTTGAAAATGAGAAAGATGTTGAAAGCCAGATGAAGCGTGCCATTAGTGAGGCTACTTCTGCTTTTGGTGATGGTTCTGTTTTTGTTGAAAAATACGTCACCTCTCCAAGACATATCGAAATTCAGGTTATGGCAGATACACATGGCAATATTGTTCATTTTTTTGAGCGTGAATGTTCTGTGCAACGTCGTCATCAAAAAGTTGTAGAAGAAGCTCCATCTGCCATATTAACTCCAGAATTAAGAGAAAAAATGGGACAAGCAGCAATAAACGTAGCACGTTCTTGTGATTATGTTGGTGCTGGTACAGTTGAATTTTTAATGGATGCCGACCATAATTTCTATTTCTTAGAAATGAACACTAGATTACAAGTTGAGCATCCTGTTTCTGAATGGATTGCTGGTGTTGATTTAGTTGAGCTTCAGATTAAAGTGGCTCGTGGTGAAGTTTTAGACATTAAACAAGAAGATTTAAAAATTAATGGTCATGCCTTAGAACTTCGTGTATATGCCGAAGATCCTATGAATGATTTCTTACCAAGTGTTGGTAATTTGGAAGTCTATCAATTACCTGTTGGTGAAAATATTCGTGTAGATAACGGTTTTGAAGAAGGTATGGACGTACCAATCTATTACGATCCAATGCTATCTAAATTGATCACTTATGGCAAAACACGAGCAGAAGCTATTGAGCTTATGATAAAAGCAATTGATAACTATCACGTTAAAGGTGTACAAACTACATTACCTTTTGGTCGTTTTGTTTGTGAGCACGATGCGTTTAGAAGTGGAAACTTCGACACTCATTTTGTAAAAAAATACTACTCACCTAGTCTTTTAGAAGAGCAACATAAAGCTGAAGCAGAAATTGCTGCCAAATTAGCTTTGAAGCAATATCTGGAAGACCAAAAATTATTAAGACTACCTAATTAA
- a CDS encoding acetyl-CoA carboxylase biotin carboxyl carrier protein subunit, protein MYKAKVNASYEFDINQEAVDQLDAVETSTNKYHILQNNSSIKANIVSSNFNKKTYSVKVNNNTYDVVINDALDQQIAALGFEIGASKKVDDIKAPMPGLILEINVKEAQEVKEDDPILILEAMKMENVINSPRDGVIKSIKVNQGDTVEKNALLIEFE, encoded by the coding sequence ATGTATAAAGCAAAAGTTAATGCTTCTTATGAGTTTGACATCAACCAAGAAGCAGTAGACCAACTTGATGCTGTTGAAACCTCAACAAATAAGTATCATATTCTTCAAAACAACAGTTCTATTAAAGCTAACATTGTTAGTTCAAACTTCAACAAAAAAACATACAGCGTTAAAGTGAATAACAACACTTATGATGTTGTTATTAACGATGCCTTAGATCAGCAAATTGCTGCATTAGGTTTTGAAATCGGTGCTTCCAAAAAAGTAGACGATATTAAAGCTCCAATGCCTGGCTTAATTCTAGAGATTAATGTGAAAGAAGCGCAAGAAGTAAAAGAAGATGACCCAATATTAATTCTTGAAGCTATGAAAATGGAAAATGTTATCAACTCACCTCGTGATGGAGTTATAAAATCTATAAAAGTCAATCAAGGAGACACTGTTGAAAAAAATGCACTTTTAATCGAATTCGAATAA
- a CDS encoding PrsW family intramembrane metalloprotease, protein MNLILCAVAPVLTIIIYIYFHDKYEKEPVGLLIANFLFGAVVSIFIVTILYLITGRFIPITDEYSVWQQFIQAFVVVALSEEFSKYVIVKYFAQPKKAFNEPYDGIIYAVMVSMGFACTENIMYVLQGGYETAILRAFTAVPAHATFGVLMGYFMGLAKFSNNRIKYNIAGLFLAVLFHGAYDFFLFIRFIPGISIGAFVSLIVGVILSRKAIRCHQDNSTFKTD, encoded by the coding sequence ATGAATTTAATTCTTTGTGCTGTTGCACCTGTATTAACAATAATCATATACATTTATTTTCATGATAAATATGAAAAGGAACCTGTAGGACTTTTAATTGCTAATTTTCTTTTTGGTGCAGTTGTTAGTATCTTCATCGTAACCATTCTCTATCTTATTACAGGACGATTTATTCCTATTACAGATGAATACAGTGTTTGGCAGCAATTTATTCAGGCTTTTGTGGTTGTTGCACTTTCTGAGGAATTTAGTAAATATGTTATCGTAAAATATTTTGCCCAACCCAAAAAAGCCTTTAACGAGCCTTACGATGGTATCATTTACGCAGTTATGGTTTCCATGGGTTTTGCTTGCACAGAAAACATTATGTATGTGTTACAAGGAGGCTACGAAACCGCTATTCTTAGAGCATTTACAGCTGTACCTGCTCATGCAACTTTTGGAGTGTTAATGGGTTATTTTATGGGCTTAGCCAAGTTTTCTAACAACAGAATAAAATATAATATAGCTGGTTTATTTTTAGCTGTATTATTTCATGGTGCGTATGATTTCTTCCTATTCATAAGATTTATTCCTGGTATTTCTATTGGTGCTTTTGTGTCTTTAATTGTTGGTGTTATTTTATCAAGAAAAGCCATACGCTGTCATCAAGACAATTCAACTTTCAAAACCGATTAA
- a CDS encoding NUDIX hydrolase — MDEYIDIVTASGEPTGKTALKSEAHKNGWYHNTIHLWLYTKNGEILLQQRSHKKAIHPLLWDVSAAGHIDAGESFIEAALRETKEELGLTLHADELTKIGTKLYESSYANGTIQDNEFHQVYIAELKVNLTDLKPQEEEVEALKLVTFNEFEALLSQSETNNHFIPTNKSYYNFILDAIKAQLEL; from the coding sequence ATGGATGAATACATAGATATAGTCACCGCTAGTGGTGAACCAACAGGAAAAACCGCTCTTAAATCTGAGGCACACAAAAACGGGTGGTATCACAATACCATTCATCTTTGGCTGTACACTAAAAATGGTGAAATTCTTCTACAACAACGATCTCATAAAAAGGCAATTCACCCATTACTTTGGGATGTTTCGGCAGCAGGACATATAGATGCTGGTGAATCCTTTATAGAAGCTGCTCTTAGAGAAACCAAAGAAGAGCTTGGTTTAACATTACACGCTGATGAGTTAACCAAAATAGGCACAAAACTTTATGAAAGTTCGTATGCTAACGGCACTATTCAAGATAATGAATTTCATCAGGTTTATATTGCAGAATTAAAAGTAAATCTAACAGATTTAAAACCACAAGAAGAAGAGGTTGAGGCTCTAAAACTCGTTACTTTTAATGAGTTTGAGGCTTTGCTAAGTCAAAGTGAAACAAACAATCACTTTATACCAACCAACAAATCGTATTATAATTTTATCTTAGATGCAATTAAAGCCCAATTAGAACTATGA